From a single Lactococcus carnosus genomic region:
- a CDS encoding pyrimidine-nucleoside phosphorylase, which translates to MRMVDIIQNKRDGKVVSKAETTWMIDNYAKGEIPDYQMAAWAMAVYFQGMAMTEIADLTMAMVETGHQIDLSTIPGIKVDKHSTGGVGDKVTLILAPLVASFGVPVAKMSGRGLGHTGGTIDKLESIHGYQVERTQEAFVQQVKDIGISVIGQSDDLVKADKLLYALRDVTATVDIIPLIASSIMSKKIAAGSGAILLDVTVGSGAFMKNLDDARILAKTMVDLGNAVGRKTVAVVTDMRQPLGTTIGNRLEIAESMTVLQGGGRPDLRHFIAELAQIMLSLGGVTKSIDEILTHLSNGAALDKFKQMIEAQNGDFDDLLNAPTYETAFSKVVLSPKSGYITDFDALVAGHLAMRSGAGRAVKSDRLDMDAGLRIFKKIGDQVVAGDPLFEIVYNKSDFDAELESQVMLDAIVIADEKIEIKEIVEIIK; encoded by the coding sequence AGATATCATTCAGAACAAACGTGATGGTAAAGTAGTATCTAAAGCGGAAACAACGTGGATGATAGATAACTATGCTAAGGGCGAGATTCCAGACTATCAGATGGCTGCTTGGGCCATGGCGGTTTACTTTCAAGGGATGGCTATGACAGAAATTGCTGATTTAACGATGGCAATGGTAGAAACAGGTCATCAGATTGATCTGTCGACGATTCCGGGTATTAAGGTTGATAAGCATTCGACAGGTGGCGTTGGTGATAAGGTTACCCTTATCTTAGCCCCCTTGGTGGCAAGTTTTGGTGTACCAGTAGCTAAGATGAGTGGTCGTGGCTTAGGGCATACTGGTGGCACAATCGATAAACTTGAAAGTATTCATGGCTACCAAGTAGAGCGGACCCAAGAGGCCTTCGTCCAACAAGTCAAGGACATCGGTATTTCTGTTATTGGCCAGTCAGATGATTTAGTAAAAGCAGATAAACTGCTCTATGCTTTACGAGATGTGACGGCAACAGTCGACATCATTCCCTTGATTGCAAGCTCGATTATGTCGAAAAAAATAGCTGCAGGTAGTGGGGCGATTTTACTAGATGTGACGGTTGGTAGTGGTGCATTCATGAAAAACTTAGATGATGCACGTATTCTGGCAAAAACGATGGTCGATTTAGGTAATGCAGTCGGCAGAAAAACAGTCGCTGTCGTAACAGATATGAGACAACCACTTGGGACGACCATTGGTAATCGTCTTGAGATTGCTGAAAGTATGACAGTCTTACAGGGCGGTGGTAGACCTGATCTGAGACACTTTATCGCTGAATTAGCACAGATCATGTTGTCATTGGGTGGTGTGACGAAATCTATCGATGAGATTCTAACGCATCTATCAAATGGTGCTGCCCTTGATAAGTTTAAGCAAATGATCGAAGCACAAAACGGTGATTTTGATGATTTACTTAACGCGCCAACATATGAGACAGCTTTTTCAAAAGTTGTTTTGAGTCCTAAATCAGGCTATATTACGGACTTTGACGCGCTGGTAGCTGGTCATCTCGCCATGAGATCTGGTGCTGGTCGTGCTGTCAAGTCAGACCGACTAGATATGGATGCTGGTCTTCGTATCTTTAAGAAGATTGGGGATCAGGTTGTTGCAGGTGACCCGCTTTTTGAAATCGTTTATAACAAATCCGACTTTGATGCTGAGCTGGAAAGTCAAGTGATGCTGGATGCGATTGTGATTGCGGATGAAAAAATTGAGATAAAAGAAATAGTGGAGATTATAAAATGA
- the deoC gene encoding deoxyribose-phosphate aldolase, producing the protein MNLNKYIDHTVLKADTTKETVQKIIDEAIKYDFMSVCLNPTWVAYAAEKLADTDVKVCTVIGFPLGANTSVVKAFEASEAIKNGADEVDMVINIGAAKAGDWDLVTSDIAAVVAVSKAVTTKVIIETALLTDDEKVNACQAAVKAGADFVKTSTGFSTAGATATDIALMRQTVGPDMGVKASGGVRSIADAEVMIAAGATRLGTSNGVDIMKGNIADAGSY; encoded by the coding sequence ATGAACTTAAATAAATATATTGATCATACAGTCTTAAAAGCTGATACAACTAAAGAAACTGTACAAAAAATTATCGATGAAGCCATTAAATATGACTTTATGAGTGTCTGTTTAAATCCAACATGGGTGGCTTATGCAGCTGAAAAATTGGCAGATACAGATGTTAAAGTTTGTACAGTAATTGGCTTTCCTTTGGGGGCCAATACCTCTGTTGTTAAGGCATTTGAAGCAAGTGAAGCGATCAAAAATGGTGCTGATGAAGTCGATATGGTGATTAACATCGGCGCTGCTAAAGCTGGCGACTGGGACTTGGTGACATCGGATATTGCAGCTGTTGTCGCAGTTTCAAAAGCTGTCACAACTAAAGTGATTATCGAGACAGCTTTGCTAACAGATGATGAAAAAGTAAATGCGTGTCAAGCAGCTGTTAAAGCGGGTGCTGATTTTGTCAAAACATCGACCGGTTTTTCTACAGCAGGTGCAACGGCTACTGATATTGCCTTAATGCGTCAAACTGTTGGCCCTGATATGGGTGTCAAAGCCTCTGGCGGTGTTCGCTCGATTGCTGATGCAGAAGTGATGATTGCAGCTGGTGCGACAAGATTAGGGACGTCAAATGGGGTAGACATTATGAAAGGAAACATAGCTGATGCCGGATCATACTGA
- a CDS encoding cytidine deaminase: MPDHTELFKQAREAASVAYVPYSNFPVGAALVAKNGLVFQGCNIENASFGLTNCAERTAIFKAVSSGVCDFDMIGIYGETDEPISPCGACRQVLTEFCSDDMPVWLFSKNGDVKKTTVGDLLPYHFKNLS; encoded by the coding sequence ATGCCGGATCATACTGAGCTATTTAAGCAGGCAAGAGAGGCAGCAAGTGTTGCTTATGTGCCTTACTCAAACTTCCCAGTGGGTGCAGCACTAGTGGCTAAAAACGGCCTTGTTTTTCAAGGATGTAATATCGAAAATGCTAGTTTTGGTTTGACCAATTGTGCAGAACGTACAGCTATTTTTAAGGCTGTTTCGAGTGGTGTTTGCGATTTTGATATGATCGGTATTTATGGTGAAACAGATGAGCCAATATCACCTTGTGGTGCTTGTCGTCAAGTTTTGACCGAATTTTGCTCAGACGACATGCCTGTTTGGTTATTCTCAAAAAATGGTGATGTCAAGAAAACGACGGTTGGCGACCTCCTTCCCTATCATTTTAAAAACTTGTCATAA